In Marinobacter sp. es.048, the following proteins share a genomic window:
- the fadA gene encoding acetyl-CoA C-acyltransferase FadA, translating into MSLNPRDVVVVDCVRTPMGRAKNGCFRNVRAETLSANLIEALFERNPKLDPKEVEDVIWGCVNQTKEQGFNVARQISLLTRIPHESAAQTVNRLCGSAMSAIHTAAQAIMTGNGDVFFVGGVEHMGHVPMTEGFDHNPAASKYTAKASNMMGLTAEMLAKMHGITREQQDEFGARSHRLAHEATVEGRFKNEIVPIQGHDENGFVKLIEEDETIRPETTAESLGQLKPAFDPKNGTVTAGTSSQLTDGAAAMVLMSAERAEALGLKPIAKIRSMAVAGCDPAIMGYGPVPATKKALKRAGLKVEDIDFWELNEAFAGQSLPVLKDLKLLGVMEEKVNLNGGAIALGHPLGCSGARISTTLLNVMQAKGGKLGVSTMCIGLGQGIATVWERL; encoded by the coding sequence ATGAGCCTTAATCCGAGAGACGTTGTCGTCGTCGATTGCGTGCGGACTCCGATGGGTCGTGCCAAAAACGGTTGTTTCCGGAACGTGCGTGCAGAGACCCTGTCCGCCAATCTGATCGAAGCACTGTTTGAGCGCAACCCGAAGCTCGACCCGAAAGAAGTTGAAGATGTTATCTGGGGCTGTGTAAACCAGACCAAGGAGCAGGGCTTCAACGTGGCGCGTCAGATTTCCCTGCTGACCCGCATTCCCCACGAGTCTGCAGCCCAGACCGTGAACCGCCTGTGTGGCTCTGCCATGAGCGCGATTCACACTGCGGCACAGGCCATCATGACCGGTAACGGTGATGTGTTCTTCGTTGGTGGTGTCGAGCACATGGGGCACGTACCCATGACTGAAGGCTTCGACCACAATCCGGCGGCATCCAAGTACACTGCCAAGGCCTCCAACATGATGGGCCTGACCGCGGAAATGCTGGCCAAGATGCACGGGATTACCCGTGAGCAGCAGGATGAATTCGGTGCCCGCTCCCACCGTCTGGCCCATGAAGCGACCGTAGAAGGCCGTTTCAAGAACGAGATCGTGCCGATTCAAGGCCATGATGAGAATGGCTTTGTGAAGCTGATCGAAGAGGACGAGACCATTCGTCCGGAGACCACGGCGGAATCCCTGGGCCAGCTCAAGCCGGCGTTTGATCCGAAAAATGGTACCGTGACTGCCGGGACCTCTTCCCAGCTGACCGACGGTGCGGCTGCAATGGTGCTGATGTCCGCAGAGCGTGCTGAAGCCCTGGGACTGAAGCCGATTGCCAAGATCCGCAGCATGGCCGTTGCCGGCTGCGATCCCGCGATCATGGGTTATGGCCCGGTGCCTGCTACCAAGAAAGCCCTCAAGCGTGCAGGCCTGAAAGTCGAAGATATCGATTTCTGGGAACTGAACGAAGCTTTTGCAGGCCAGTCTCTGCCGGTCCTCAAGGACCTGAAACTGCTGGGCGTTATGGAAGAAAAAGTGAACCTGAACGGCGGCGCGATTGCCCTGGGCCATCCGCTGGGCTGCTCTGGTGCACGTATCTCCACAACCCTGCTGAACGTAATGCAGGCCAAAGGCGGTAAGCTTGGTGTTTCCACCATGTGTATCGGTCTGGGCCAGGGCATTGCAACGGTCTGGGAGCGTCTGTAA
- the fadB gene encoding fatty acid oxidation complex subunit alpha FadB, with amino-acid sequence MIYEGKAITVKEIEGGIAQLNFDLQGESVNKFNRLTIEELRSATDALKAQKNLKGLVVTSSKDSFIVGADITEFTELFAGSEEDLVANNLKANEVFNAVEDLPFPTVTAINGMALGGGFEMCLATDYRVMDKKAKVGLPEVKLGIFPGFGGTVRLSRLVGVDNAVEWISGGTENRADVALKVGAVDAVLESDKLVDAAVAVINQCNEGKLDHEARREEKKGKIKLNAMESMMAFEISKAFVAGKAGKNYPAPVEAIKVMQKHAGMTRDKAIEVEAKGFAKMAKTNVAACLVGLFLNDQELKKKAKAWEKEANDVNLAAVLGAGIMGGGVAFQSALKGTPIIMKDINQDGIALGLKEAKKLLSKRVEKGKMKPDQMADVLNSITPTLNYGDFKNVDLVVEAVVENPKVKDAVLRETEDAVRDDAILTSNTSTISIDLLAKNLKRPENFCGMHFFNPVHMMPLVEVIRGEKTSDRAIATTVAYAKAMGKTPIVVNDCPGFLVNRVLFPYFGGFIGLVRDGADFQHVDKVMEKFGWPMGPAYLLDVVGMDTGKHAGEVMADGFPDRMKHEGTTAIDVMFDNNRYGQKNDKGFYKYELDRKGKQKKVVDEETYKLLEPVVQGKNDFSDEDIIARMMLPLCLETVRCLEDGIVEDPADADMGLIFGIGFPPFRGGALRYIDDMGVDKFVELADKFADLGPLYHPTEKLREMAKTGEKFFG; translated from the coding sequence ATGATTTACGAAGGTAAAGCCATCACGGTTAAAGAGATCGAAGGCGGGATCGCTCAGTTGAACTTCGACTTGCAGGGCGAGTCAGTAAACAAGTTCAACCGTCTTACTATTGAAGAGCTCCGCTCCGCGACTGACGCACTGAAAGCGCAGAAGAACCTGAAGGGTCTGGTAGTGACCAGCTCCAAGGACAGCTTCATTGTTGGTGCCGATATTACCGAATTCACCGAGCTGTTCGCCGGCTCCGAAGAAGATCTGGTAGCCAACAACCTCAAGGCCAACGAAGTCTTCAACGCTGTTGAAGATCTGCCGTTCCCCACCGTTACCGCGATCAACGGTATGGCGCTGGGTGGCGGTTTCGAGATGTGTCTGGCAACCGACTACCGGGTGATGGACAAAAAGGCCAAGGTTGGTCTGCCGGAAGTGAAGCTGGGCATTTTCCCGGGTTTCGGCGGTACCGTGCGTCTGTCCCGTCTGGTGGGTGTGGACAATGCCGTTGAGTGGATCAGCGGTGGTACTGAGAACCGTGCAGATGTGGCTCTGAAAGTCGGCGCTGTGGATGCTGTGCTTGAGTCCGACAAGCTTGTTGATGCTGCTGTTGCCGTTATCAACCAGTGCAACGAAGGCAAGCTGGACCACGAAGCCCGTCGCGAAGAGAAGAAGGGCAAGATCAAGCTCAATGCCATGGAAAGCATGATGGCGTTCGAGATCTCCAAGGCATTCGTTGCCGGTAAGGCTGGCAAGAACTACCCGGCGCCTGTCGAGGCCATCAAGGTCATGCAGAAGCATGCCGGTATGACCCGTGACAAGGCGATCGAAGTGGAAGCCAAAGGCTTCGCCAAGATGGCCAAAACCAACGTTGCGGCGTGCCTGGTGGGCCTGTTCCTGAACGACCAGGAACTCAAGAAGAAAGCCAAGGCCTGGGAAAAAGAAGCCAACGACGTGAACCTGGCTGCCGTTTTGGGTGCCGGTATTATGGGTGGTGGTGTTGCATTTCAGTCTGCCCTGAAAGGCACGCCGATCATCATGAAGGACATCAATCAGGACGGTATCGCCCTGGGCCTGAAGGAAGCCAAGAAGCTTCTGTCCAAGCGTGTTGAAAAAGGCAAGATGAAGCCGGATCAGATGGCCGACGTGCTCAATAGCATCACGCCGACCCTGAACTACGGCGATTTCAAGAACGTCGATCTGGTGGTTGAAGCGGTTGTTGAAAACCCGAAGGTGAAAGATGCGGTTCTGCGTGAAACCGAAGATGCGGTTCGTGACGACGCCATCCTGACTTCCAACACCTCGACGATTTCCATTGATCTTCTGGCGAAGAACCTGAAGCGTCCGGAAAACTTCTGTGGCATGCACTTCTTCAACCCGGTGCACATGATGCCGCTGGTTGAGGTAATCCGTGGCGAGAAGACCAGTGATCGCGCCATCGCGACCACCGTTGCCTATGCCAAGGCCATGGGCAAGACCCCGATCGTTGTTAACGATTGCCCGGGGTTCCTGGTAAACCGTGTTCTGTTCCCTTACTTCGGCGGCTTTATCGGCCTGGTACGTGACGGTGCTGACTTCCAGCACGTTGACAAGGTTATGGAAAAGTTCGGGTGGCCCATGGGCCCTGCGTATCTGCTGGACGTTGTCGGCATGGATACCGGTAAGCACGCCGGTGAAGTGATGGCAGATGGCTTCCCGGATCGCATGAAGCATGAAGGTACAACCGCCATTGATGTGATGTTCGATAACAACCGTTACGGACAGAAGAACGACAAGGGCTTTTACAAGTATGAACTGGACCGCAAGGGCAAGCAGAAAAAGGTTGTCGACGAAGAAACCTACAAGTTGCTTGAACCGGTTGTTCAGGGTAAGAACGATTTCAGTGACGAAGACATCATCGCCCGTATGATGCTGCCTTTGTGCCTGGAAACCGTTCGCTGCCTGGAAGACGGCATTGTTGAAGACCCCGCCGATGCAGACATGGGCTTGATCTTCGGTATCGGCTTCCCGCCATTCCGTGGTGGTGCCCTGCGCTATATCGACGATATGGGTGTGGACAAGTTCGTCGAACTCGCAGACAAGTTTGCAGACCTTGGTCCTCTTTATCACCCGACCGAGAAGCTGCGTGAAATGGCCAAGACTGGCGAAAAGTTCTTTGGCTAA